The genome window TGCCAGTACTGCATTCCGGGCCAATGCTGCAAATGAACCGGTGACGCTGGTTTTTCCGGTTCCGCCTTTTCCGCTGATAATGACCAGTTCCTTCATTGGGAAACCTCCGTCTGGATGCTGCGGATGATGTTGCGGAACCCGGCGTTCAGCGCCGGCTCGGCCTGCAAAAGGCTGTCACCGCGTGAGTAGGCTTTTGCAATTTCCCGTGATTCGGGAATCTGCAGCAGAATCGAAATGGTTTCTTCCTCGCAGTAGCGGACAACCCGGTCATCGCCGGCGTCGGAGCGATTGATCACAACGCTGAAGGGGAGCCCAAGTTTACGAACGGTTTCCACCGCCAGCTTCAGATCGTTGAGGCCGAACGGAGTGGGCTCGGTGACGAGCACGACAAAATCACAGCCGGAGACTGCGGTAATCATCGGACAGGACGTCCCGGGCGGAGAATCAATGATGACCGGCAGGTCGGGGGCTGCTTTTTTTGCAGCCCGGATCAGCGGCGGAGCCATGGCGCAGCCGATCTTCAGGCGGCCTTCGAGCGTTGTGATGGTTCCGCTTTGTCCGCAGCTCAGTTCGCCGATCACTTTGGGGATTTCTGTAATGGCATTGGCCGGACAGATTCGAGTGCATCCACCGCAGCTGTGGCACAGTTCCGGAAAAACCAT of Tichowtungia aerotolerans contains these proteins:
- a CDS encoding ATP-binding protein, which gives rise to MKIAVASGKGGTGKTTVSVALAQAFDSPVCLIDSDVEEPNSAFFLKPGLKSRTDVTIPVPNIDAEKCTGCGACSSFCTYNAIAVAGKGVMVFPELCHSCGGCTRICPANAITEIPKVIGELSCGQSGTITTLEGRLKIGCAMAPPLIRAAKKAAPDLPVIIDSPPGTSCPMITAVSGCDFVVLVTEPTPFGLNDLKLAVETVRKLGLPFSVVINRSDAGDDRVVRYCEEETISILLQIPESREIAKAYSRGDSLLQAEPALNAGFRNIIRSIQTEVSQ